Proteins co-encoded in one Dehalobacter sp. genomic window:
- a CDS encoding dehalogenase: MMGTFLIFLAGVLFLAGILFIRPRAKREQMWKTVVNWALFVIWYGITWMGISFIYINASVGHVKATSTAIFLFLGISVVLAVVQARLLGFIGVKKAGNKSELQV; encoded by the coding sequence ATGATGGGTACATTCTTAATTTTCTTAGCAGGCGTATTATTCTTAGCCGGTATTTTATTTATTAGACCTCGGGCTAAACGTGAACAAATGTGGAAAACAGTAGTTAATTGGGCCTTGTTTGTTATCTGGTATGGGATTACCTGGATGGGGATTTCTTTTATCTACATTAACGCATCGGTTGGGCATGTCAAAGCAACAAGTACAGCAATATTCCTGTTTCTGGGAATCTCTGTGGTTCTTGCCGTTGTTCAGGCCCGCCTGCTGGGCTTCATTGGTGTGAAAAAAGCGGGAAATAAAAGTGAATTACAAGTTTGA
- a CDS encoding reductive dehalogenase, whose translation MINEQEKKFQLGRRNFLKAGAGAAALGAATALKAPTIVAGAVGESMKYTPAAKGQWSKLHPVHDMGSATIHFVEHNDQWLGTSKIIGPIKNPSEYDGGFEQIAAGKVSQRGQLGLYNMNTKDPFGSAIIMGAGMVAGFLEGIPAPKKMEIPDPEQMSQHIKDVAYFLRADDVGIGRMPSYAYYGTKCIYPPFPGRQYVEFTREQLVRPVTERLPYAIVVMVDQHLETMLASTGYDAISISQSFRGYHATGVIAAIMAQYIRNLGYNARANYAVDYNGVMPPVIIAAGLGELSRTGDCTIHPRLGFRHKVAAVTTDLPLAPDKPIDFGLLDFCRVCKKCAENCPAGAINTDMDMGQYNGYLRWNNDTNKCAEFRASNEDGVCCGRCMKVCPWNSKEESWFHQAGTWIGSKSETSSKLLKSIDDMFGYGTETVDKYKWWLEWPELYKLPPVSILTEPLPPDPIFSALGKNKP comes from the coding sequence GTGATTAATGAACAAGAGAAAAAGTTTCAGTTAGGCCGCAGGAATTTTCTCAAAGCTGGTGCCGGAGCTGCAGCCCTAGGAGCAGCGACGGCTCTGAAAGCACCTACCATAGTGGCGGGAGCGGTTGGCGAGAGCATGAAGTATACGCCTGCGGCAAAGGGACAGTGGTCCAAACTGCATCCAGTGCATGACATGGGAAGCGCAACAATACATTTTGTAGAACATAACGATCAGTGGTTGGGAACCTCAAAGATAATTGGCCCAATCAAAAATCCGAGTGAATACGATGGCGGATTTGAACAAATTGCCGCAGGAAAAGTCAGTCAAAGGGGCCAATTGGGGCTTTATAACATGAATACGAAGGATCCTTTTGGTAGTGCAATTATAATGGGAGCCGGGATGGTAGCAGGTTTCCTGGAAGGTATTCCTGCCCCAAAGAAAATGGAGATCCCTGATCCTGAACAAATGTCACAACACATCAAGGATGTTGCTTATTTTTTGCGGGCTGATGACGTGGGTATAGGCAGGATGCCTTCGTATGCGTATTATGGCACAAAATGTATTTATCCGCCTTTTCCGGGAAGACAGTATGTGGAATTCACCAGGGAACAATTAGTTCGGCCGGTTACCGAACGCCTGCCATATGCGATCGTGGTAATGGTTGATCAGCATTTGGAGACAATGCTCGCTTCGACAGGGTATGACGCAATTAGCATCTCCCAGTCCTTCAGAGGCTATCATGCGACAGGGGTCATTGCTGCTATTATGGCCCAATATATCCGGAATCTGGGATATAACGCCAGGGCTAATTATGCTGTGGATTATAACGGTGTCATGCCTCCTGTTATTATCGCCGCAGGGTTGGGAGAACTATCCCGTACAGGCGATTGCACGATTCACCCCCGGTTAGGATTCCGCCATAAAGTTGCTGCGGTCACTACGGATTTGCCGCTTGCACCGGATAAACCCATTGATTTTGGGTTACTTGACTTCTGTCGTGTATGTAAGAAATGTGCGGAAAATTGTCCTGCCGGAGCCATTAATACGGATATGGATATGGGACAATATAACGGATATTTGCGTTGGAATAATGACACGAACAAATGTGCTGAATTTCGGGCCAGTAATGAGGACGGTGTATGCTGCGGACGATGCATGAAGGTCTGTCCCTGGAATTCCAAAGAGGAATCCTGGTTCCATCAAGCTGGTACCTGGATTGGAAGCAAAAGTGAAACATCATCAAAATTATTAAAATCAATTGATGATATGTTCGGGTATGGAACAGAAACTGTCGATAAATATAAATGGTGGCTGGAATGGCCGGAACTGTATAAGCTTCCACCTGTAAGCATTCTGACTGAACCTTTGCCGCCGGATCCCATTTTTTCGGCATTAGGGAAAAATAAACCGTAA
- a CDS encoding uroporphyrinogen decarboxylase, whose protein sequence is MSNEMTPYQERSNRIFKTINLEQADRVPVLGTYGTWCAYYAGYTPAQVDIDLDKCAKAIAKVATDIPVDMLHMVSNNPAALLQSLGSKNYNYLSKDNIIQYSDEQAGIMSGDEYPEFNKDPLRFIVEKILPRKFAELAKSSPAKDVALARGAMHFAIYGAKSGGITGALAQQGMPLLGDGVLMHPIDLIADMYRGIKGMFGDMRRRPEVVLEAIEALLPVILRFGMGQVHMAPPKATPKVLFLPMHLPTMMKLADFDKFYWPAFKKMMDFFAAQNVCVLGFYEGDWSRYYDHLQELSAKKSFGWFEHANFKEIKQSLKDTMCIVGLFPATLLQYGTEQECIAKAKEILDIMAPGGGYIFATDRELIAAQDGKSKNIIAVNKFVMEYGIY, encoded by the coding sequence ATGAGCAACGAAATGACGCCGTATCAAGAACGCTCGAACCGTATTTTCAAGACAATAAATTTGGAACAAGCTGACCGCGTTCCTGTGCTTGGCACTTATGGGACATGGTGTGCCTACTACGCAGGTTATACTCCAGCCCAAGTCGATATCGATCTGGATAAATGCGCGAAAGCCATTGCGAAAGTAGCCACTGATATTCCGGTAGATATGCTTCATATGGTGTCTAACAACCCTGCCGCTCTGCTTCAGTCGCTGGGAAGCAAAAATTATAACTATTTAAGTAAAGATAATATTATCCAGTATAGTGACGAACAAGCCGGGATAATGAGTGGAGACGAATATCCCGAATTTAATAAAGATCCGTTAAGATTCATTGTTGAAAAGATTTTACCACGAAAATTTGCCGAATTGGCTAAGTCTTCTCCCGCGAAAGACGTCGCTTTGGCCAGAGGCGCCATGCACTTTGCCATTTATGGAGCAAAATCGGGGGGAATAACGGGTGCGCTTGCTCAACAGGGAATGCCCCTCTTAGGGGATGGCGTACTTATGCATCCGATTGATTTAATTGCGGATATGTACCGGGGTATTAAAGGAATGTTCGGGGACATGCGCCGCCGCCCGGAGGTAGTCTTAGAAGCGATTGAAGCCTTACTGCCTGTTATATTGAGGTTTGGTATGGGACAGGTTCATATGGCGCCGCCGAAAGCGACCCCCAAAGTGCTTTTTCTCCCGATGCATCTGCCAACCATGATGAAGCTGGCGGATTTTGACAAGTTTTACTGGCCGGCCTTTAAAAAGATGATGGACTTTTTTGCTGCTCAAAACGTCTGTGTTCTTGGATTCTATGAAGGCGACTGGTCACGCTATTATGATCATCTTCAAGAATTGTCGGCGAAGAAATCATTTGGCTGGTTTGAACATGCAAATTTCAAAGAAATTAAGCAAAGTTTAAAAGATACCATGTGCATTGTCGGACTTTTCCCGGCGACTTTACTGCAATATGGAACTGAACAAGAATGTATTGCCAAGGCCAAGGAAATATTGGATATAATGGCCCCCGGCGGCGGATACATTTTTGCCACCGATAGGGAGCTGATTGCAGCACAGGATGGCAAATCAAAAAACATTATCGCCGTAAATAAATTTGTTATGGAGTATGGTATTTATTAA
- a CDS encoding Crp/Fnr family transcriptional regulator, giving the protein MQYDYGRCEGARAIPDTFYPIEKLREFTHIGVVKTYAKDSNVILPGGKDYMLVYVLSGRISLNLMTEDGRERVIYFSGENGILGRLYKMENENDAYAVAIEDSKVCLFFEEHLRIIFRQDEDMIFEVLRNCLSKVSYYMRQTIERDFYNPTIRILRLLHGLYLTNGISVGDSYEIRMDLSLQFISEITGAHYVTVSKVLKYLKEQKIIEKKKDKIIIHDLEKLKELTHEKHIYKYIY; this is encoded by the coding sequence ATGCAATACGATTATGGAAGATGCGAGGGGGCAAGGGCTATTCCTGACACTTTCTATCCAATTGAAAAACTGAGGGAATTCACGCATATAGGAGTAGTAAAAACCTATGCTAAGGACAGTAATGTGATCTTACCGGGAGGCAAGGATTATATGCTGGTTTATGTGCTTTCTGGAAGGATAAGTTTGAACCTGATGACGGAAGACGGCAGGGAAAGAGTGATTTATTTTTCAGGAGAAAATGGAATTTTGGGTCGTTTGTATAAGATGGAAAATGAAAATGATGCTTATGCGGTTGCCATAGAAGATTCTAAAGTATGTCTTTTTTTCGAAGAGCACCTCAGAATTATTTTCCGTCAAGATGAAGACATGATCTTTGAAGTGCTTAGAAATTGTCTTTCCAAAGTAAGTTATTATATGAGACAAACGATAGAAAGAGACTTTTACAATCCAACGATTAGAATCTTAAGATTGTTGCATGGACTTTATCTTACCAATGGAATATCGGTAGGAGATTCTTACGAAATACGTATGGACTTATCATTGCAATTTATTTCTGAGATAACAGGAGCACATTATGTTACAGTCTCCAAAGTATTAAAGTATTTAAAGGAACAAAAAATTATTGAAAAGAAGAAAGACAAAATAATTATTCATGATCTGGAGAAACTTAAAGAATTAACCCATGAGAAGCATATTTATAAATATATTTATTAG
- a CDS encoding reductive dehalogenase, translating into MINKHDRKFQLSRRNFLKAGAAAIALGAVGVVKTPSKAANAAGGSLGYTAAAKGQWSKLHPVHDLGSASIRYVESNDQWLGTSKIVGKIKNISEADNGFNRATRGLLPDPRIQLASLALPTHPFPLAQLMTVVLVGPDPVVEGPAAPKKLPIPDPEQMSQHIKDTAYFLRADDVAIGKMPEFGYYSEKVIDPAGLLNKPVSECVKPVTERLPYVIAVMVDQHLETMLASTGYDGISGSQSLRGYHAVANIAVILANYIRALGYNARASHFVNYVVVMPTVLISAGLGEMSRAGDCTIHPRLGYRHKAAAVTTDLPLAPDKPIDFGIQEFCRVCKKCAENCPTQSISTDTDQTEYNGYMRWNLNSDTCTQLRIINENGQGCGRCMKVCPWNSKEDSWFHQAGTWVGSQNESSSKLLKAIDDMFGYGTEQIEKYKWWLEWPELYKYTPPDLSGPVFKH; encoded by the coding sequence GTGATTAATAAACACGACAGGAAGTTCCAGCTAAGCCGCAGGAATTTTCTCAAAGCCGGTGCCGCAGCCATAGCCTTGGGCGCAGTTGGAGTGGTCAAAACTCCTTCTAAGGCGGCAAATGCGGCGGGAGGAAGTCTGGGGTATACTGCTGCAGCGAAAGGGCAATGGTCCAAATTGCATCCGGTACATGACCTCGGCAGTGCCAGCATACGTTATGTAGAAAGCAATGATCAGTGGCTGGGTACCTCAAAAATAGTTGGGAAAATCAAAAATATCAGTGAAGCAGATAATGGATTTAATCGTGCTACCAGAGGGTTGCTCCCAGATCCCCGGATACAGCTCGCGTCTTTGGCGCTTCCTACCCATCCTTTTCCATTGGCACAGCTGATGACAGTTGTTTTAGTAGGGCCGGACCCTGTAGTTGAAGGACCGGCCGCCCCTAAAAAATTACCGATACCTGATCCTGAGCAGATGTCACAACATATTAAAGATACTGCCTATTTTTTGCGCGCCGACGATGTCGCTATCGGAAAAATGCCTGAGTTCGGATATTATTCTGAGAAGGTTATTGACCCGGCGGGGCTATTGAACAAACCTGTGTCGGAGTGTGTTAAACCGGTAACAGAACGGCTGCCCTATGTCATCGCCGTGATGGTTGACCAACACTTGGAAACCATGCTGGCGTCGACCGGATATGATGGGATTAGCGGCTCGCAGTCACTAAGGGGTTATCATGCGGTCGCAAACATTGCTGTTATTTTGGCCAACTATATCCGTGCCCTTGGATATAATGCCCGGGCGAGTCATTTTGTCAATTATGTTGTTGTAATGCCGACGGTTCTCATATCTGCAGGCTTAGGGGAAATGTCCCGGGCCGGGGACTGTACAATTCATCCCCGTTTAGGATACCGGCATAAAGCGGCTGCTGTGACCACTGATTTGCCACTGGCACCAGATAAACCGATTGATTTTGGGATCCAGGAGTTTTGCAGGGTATGTAAAAAATGCGCGGAAAACTGTCCGACCCAATCAATTTCGACTGATACGGATCAGACCGAGTACAACGGATATATGCGATGGAACCTCAATAGTGATACATGTACTCAACTTAGAATAATTAACGAAAACGGTCAAGGCTGTGGACGGTGTATGAAGGTTTGCCCATGGAACTCCAAAGAGGACTCCTGGTTCCACCAGGCGGGAACGTGGGTAGGCAGTCAAAACGAATCTTCTTCGAAATTGCTGAAAGCTATTGACGACATGTTTGGGTACGGAACGGAACAGATAGAGAAATATAAATGGTGGCTGGAGTGGCCCGAATTGTATAAGTATACACCCCCCGACCTTTCAGGACCTGTCTTTAAACATTAA
- a CDS encoding dehalogenase: MMGTFLIFLAGVLFLAGILFIRPRAKREQMWKTVVNWALFVTWYGITWMGISFVYMNASVGHVKATSTAMFLFLGISVVLAVVQACLLEFIGVRKAGNTGELQA; the protein is encoded by the coding sequence ATGATGGGTACATTCTTAATTTTTTTAGCAGGCGTATTATTCTTAGCGGGTATTTTATTTATTAGACCCCGTGCTAAACGTGAACAAATGTGGAAAACAGTAGTAAATTGGGCCTTGTTTGTTACTTGGTATGGGATTACCTGGATGGGAATTTCCTTTGTCTACATGAACGCATCGGTTGGACATGTCAAAGCCACAAGCACAGCGATGTTTCTGTTTCTGGGGATATCTGTGGTTCTTGCCGTTGTTCAGGCCTGCCTGCTGGAATTCATTGGTGTGAGAAAAGCGGGGAATACAGGTGAATTACAAGCCTGA